In Geobacillus kaustophilus, a genomic segment contains:
- a CDS encoding deoxyribonuclease IV yields MLKIGSHVSMSGKKMLLAASEEAVSYGANTFMIYTGAPQNTKRKSIEELNIEAGRKHMQVHGIEEIVVHAPYIINIGNTTNLDTFSLGVDFLLTEIERTEAIGAKQLVLHPGAHVGAGVEAGLRQIIRGLNEVLTREQTVEIALETMAGKGSECGRTFEELAYIIDGVAYNDKLSVCFDTCHTHDAGYDIVNDFDGVLEEFDRIIGLGRLKVLHINDSKNPRGSRKDRHENIGFGHIGFAALNYIVHHPQLEDIPKILETPYVGEDKNNKKPPYKHEIAMLRAQSFDDQLLEKITAGAE; encoded by the coding sequence ATGTTAAAAATCGGTTCACATGTTTCCATGAGCGGAAAGAAAATGCTGCTGGCCGCCAGCGAAGAAGCGGTCTCCTACGGAGCGAACACGTTTATGATTTACACTGGGGCGCCGCAAAACACAAAGCGCAAGTCGATTGAAGAGCTCAACATCGAAGCCGGGCGCAAGCATATGCAAGTGCACGGCATCGAAGAGATTGTCGTCCACGCCCCGTATATCATCAATATCGGCAATACGACCAATCTCGATACGTTTTCGCTAGGCGTCGACTTTTTGCTCACGGAAATCGAGCGGACGGAAGCGATTGGCGCCAAACAGCTCGTGCTGCACCCAGGCGCTCATGTCGGCGCAGGGGTGGAAGCCGGACTTCGGCAAATTATTCGCGGATTGAATGAAGTGTTGACGCGCGAGCAGACGGTCGAAATTGCCCTGGAAACGATGGCCGGCAAAGGGTCGGAATGCGGGCGGACGTTTGAGGAGCTAGCGTACATTATCGACGGCGTCGCCTATAATGATAAGCTGTCCGTTTGCTTTGATACGTGCCATACGCATGACGCCGGCTATGACATCGTCAACGATTTTGACGGCGTTCTTGAGGAGTTTGACCGGATCATCGGCCTCGGGCGGCTGAAAGTACTGCACATCAACGACAGCAAAAACCCGCGCGGCAGCCGGAAAGACCGCCATGAAAACATCGGTTTCGGCCATATCGGGTTTGCTGCGCTCAACTATATCGTCCATCATCCGCAGCTTGAGGATATTCCGAAAATTTTAGAAACCCCATACGTGGGCGAAGACAAAAACAACAAAAAACCGCCGTACAAGCACGAAATTGCCATGCTGCGGGCGCAGTCGTTCGATGACCAGTTGCTTGAAAAAATCACCGCTGGGGCGGAATGA
- a CDS encoding DUF2624 domain-containing protein, whose product MNIYQQLVKQKLKTITPEELVAYSREYGLPITTSQAKQILHLARTNDINVFDPEERKKWVRELAKITSPDIARKANELFLKFVQKK is encoded by the coding sequence ATGAACATTTACCAACAGCTTGTCAAGCAAAAATTAAAAACGATCACCCCGGAAGAACTCGTTGCGTACAGCCGAGAGTACGGCTTGCCCATCACGACAAGCCAAGCGAAACAAATTCTTCATCTCGCCCGGACGAACGACATTAACGTCTTTGACCCCGAGGAGCGGAAAAAATGGGTGCGAGAGTTAGCGAAAATCACTTCGCCAGACATCGCTCGAAAAGCGAACGAGCTATTTTTGAAATTCGTGCAAAAAAAATAA
- a CDS encoding YitT family protein produces the protein MAPKQHKKEPLGHVLYRVLMIAIGASLAAFAIERLLVPNKMIDGGIIGISLILDYLTPDEWRLLNFATLVILLNAPFMYFGYKQIGKTFMLSTILGVVILGVTERAFHHLSPLTTEPILATVFGGLSLGLGVGLVIRHGGSLDGTEILGILMTKRIPFSVGEFVMFVNVFIFGWAAFVFGLEPAMYSVMTYYIASKTIDAVIEGLDETRAAFIVTDHYEEISDAILHRLGRGTTKLLGKGGYTDEQKEIIYAVVTRLEVTKLKSIVNEIDPDAFITIMPTHEVRGARFKSAIH, from the coding sequence TTGGCGCCAAAACAGCATAAAAAAGAACCGTTAGGCCATGTGTTGTATCGGGTGTTGATGATCGCCATCGGCGCCTCTTTGGCGGCGTTTGCCATCGAGCGGCTGCTCGTTCCAAACAAAATGATCGACGGCGGCATCATTGGCATATCGCTGATTCTGGACTACTTGACTCCGGACGAATGGCGGCTGCTCAATTTCGCCACGCTCGTCATCCTCTTAAACGCCCCGTTCATGTATTTCGGCTACAAGCAAATCGGGAAAACGTTCATGCTGTCAACGATTTTAGGCGTCGTGATCCTCGGCGTCACCGAACGAGCATTTCACCATCTTTCCCCGCTGACAACCGAGCCGATTTTAGCCACCGTTTTTGGCGGGTTGTCGCTCGGTCTTGGCGTCGGATTGGTCATCCGTCATGGCGGATCGCTCGATGGGACGGAAATTTTAGGGATTTTGATGACGAAAAGAATCCCGTTCTCGGTCGGCGAGTTTGTCATGTTTGTCAACGTTTTTATTTTTGGCTGGGCGGCGTTTGTGTTTGGCCTCGAGCCGGCCATGTATTCGGTGATGACGTACTACATCGCCTCAAAAACGATCGATGCGGTCATTGAAGGGCTTGACGAGACGCGGGCGGCCTTTATTGTGACCGATCATTATGAGGAAATTTCCGACGCCATTTTGCACCGGCTCGGACGCGGGACAACGAAATTGCTCGGCAAAGGCGGATATACGGACGAGCAAAAGGAAATCATTTATGCAGTCGTCACGCGCTTGGAAGTGACAAAACTAAAATCGATCGTCAATGAAATCGATCCGGATGCGTTCATCACCATTATGCCGACGCATGAAGTGCGCGGAGCCCGCTTTAAATCAGCGATTCATTGA
- a CDS encoding metal ABC transporter ATP-binding protein: protein MENGLVVQMEDVSFRYEKENVLEHVSLTVPKGAFLGLVGPNGSGKSTLLKCVLGLLKPNSGRIFLFGEPIESFREWHRIGFVSQKANSFNRSFPATVEEVAASGLAAKRGLFRPLTNEDRRAVEAALAAVGLSGLAKRNIAELSGGQQQRVFIARALASKPELLILDEPTVGVDARHVHEFYELLGDLNRRGLTLILVTHDIGTITDRVTDIACLNKRLYFHGKAEEFEHLGNEAISQFYGHPLHVLSHEHERTE from the coding sequence ATGGAAAATGGGCTTGTTGTGCAAATGGAGGATGTGTCGTTCCGCTATGAAAAAGAGAACGTGCTTGAGCATGTTAGTTTAACGGTGCCGAAAGGGGCATTTTTAGGATTGGTCGGCCCGAACGGCTCGGGAAAATCGACGCTGCTCAAATGTGTGCTCGGCTTGTTAAAACCGAACAGCGGCCGCATTTTTTTGTTCGGCGAGCCGATTGAATCGTTTCGCGAATGGCATCGGATCGGTTTCGTGTCGCAAAAAGCGAACAGCTTCAACCGCAGCTTTCCGGCGACGGTTGAGGAAGTGGCGGCGAGTGGATTGGCGGCCAAACGCGGCTTATTTCGGCCGCTGACAAATGAAGACCGCCGTGCGGTCGAAGCGGCGCTCGCGGCTGTTGGGTTGAGCGGCCTGGCAAAGCGCAATATCGCGGAGCTGTCCGGTGGCCAGCAACAACGGGTATTTATCGCCCGCGCACTGGCGAGCAAGCCGGAGTTGCTCATTTTAGACGAGCCGACGGTCGGCGTGGATGCACGCCATGTGCATGAATTTTACGAACTGCTCGGCGACTTGAACCGCCGCGGCTTAACGCTTATCTTAGTGACGCATGACATCGGGACGATCACGGACCGGGTGACCGATATCGCCTGCTTGAACAAGCGCCTCTATTTCCATGGAAAGGCGGAAGAGTTCGAACATCTTGGCAACGAGGCGATTTCGCAGTTTTATGGCCATCCGCTCCACGTTCTCTCTCACGAGCATGAACGGACGGAATGA
- a CDS encoding metal ABC transporter permease produces MWEAIWQYEFLRNAFVAGVLTGFTAPLLGVFIVVRRLSLIADALSHVTLAGIAAGLLLGSAAPAAASWSPLYIGMSFSVVASLFVEKLRAVYRHYEELAIPIVLSAGIGLSVIFISMANGFTTDLFSYLFGSVSAVSRADVWTAFAVAAAAAMVILTFYKELFLLSFDEEYARVSGVRTTLIHFLFIVLVALVIAASMRIVGVLLISSLMTLPVAASIRIAKSFKQVIGLSILFGELAVIAGLWAAYELDWAPGGTIVIAAVVILLFALGWKRGRQR; encoded by the coding sequence GTGTGGGAAGCCATTTGGCAATACGAATTTTTGCGCAATGCGTTTGTTGCCGGCGTTTTGACCGGTTTCACGGCGCCATTGCTCGGCGTTTTTATTGTCGTTCGGCGGTTGTCACTCATCGCTGATGCGTTGAGTCATGTGACGCTCGCCGGCATTGCCGCCGGGCTCTTGCTCGGTTCAGCGGCGCCGGCGGCCGCCAGCTGGAGTCCGCTTTACATCGGCATGAGTTTTTCCGTCGTCGCGTCGCTTTTCGTCGAGAAGCTGCGCGCCGTTTACCGGCATTATGAGGAGCTCGCCATTCCGATCGTTTTGTCGGCTGGCATCGGCTTGAGCGTCATTTTCATTTCGATGGCCAACGGGTTTACGACCGATTTGTTTTCGTATTTATTCGGAAGCGTCAGTGCCGTCAGCCGTGCTGACGTTTGGACAGCGTTTGCTGTCGCCGCAGCTGCCGCGATGGTGATTTTGACGTTTTACAAAGAGCTGTTTCTTCTTTCCTTTGACGAGGAATACGCCCGTGTCTCCGGCGTTCGCACCACATTGATCCATTTTTTGTTTATTGTGCTTGTTGCGCTCGTCATCGCTGCATCAATGCGCATCGTCGGCGTGCTCCTCATCTCGTCGCTCATGACGCTGCCGGTGGCGGCGAGCATCCGCATCGCCAAAAGTTTTAAACAGGTGATCGGGCTTTCGATTTTGTTCGGGGAGCTGGCCGTTATCGCCGGGCTCTGGGCGGCGTATGAGCTGGACTGGGCGCCGGGCGGAACGATCGTCATCGCAGCGGTTGTCATTTTGCTTTTCGCACTCGGATGGAAAAGGGGGCGGCAGCGATGA
- a CDS encoding Fur family transcriptional regulator codes for MNIDQALQLMKEKGFKYTEKRRQMLELFAESDKYLTAKDVLEALRPVYPGLSVDTVYRNLSLFTLLGILEMTELSGEKHFRFACGVRRHHHHFICIQCGKTKEIDACPMDVLAEKLDGYEIADHKFEIYGTCPQCQQHLPV; via the coding sequence ATGAATATCGACCAAGCGTTGCAGTTGATGAAAGAGAAAGGGTTTAAATATACGGAAAAACGGAGACAAATGTTGGAGTTATTTGCCGAAAGCGACAAATACTTGACGGCCAAAGACGTGCTTGAAGCGCTCCGTCCCGTCTATCCGGGCTTGAGCGTTGATACAGTGTACCGCAATTTGTCGCTCTTTACGCTGCTTGGCATTTTGGAGATGACCGAGCTGTCCGGGGAAAAACATTTCCGTTTTGCCTGCGGCGTCCGCCGCCACCACCATCATTTCATTTGCATCCAGTGCGGAAAAACAAAAGAAATTGACGCATGTCCAATGGATGTGCTCGCCGAGAAGCTCGATGGTTATGAGATCGCTGACCATAAGTTTGAAATTTACGGCACATGTCCGCAATGCCAACAACATCTCCCTGTATAA
- a CDS encoding nucleotidase — protein sequence MKKRLGIDIDGTVTCPSTFIPYLNEAFGKELALNDITQYNLAPLYGVAEEEMDRWLEENEADIYERAPLARYALEVIDSWKDKYELYYISARGRHLYDLTERWFRRHGVHYHHIDLIGSHDKIAAVRQYKLSAFFEDKYDNACEIAETCGIPVILFDTPYNQGPLPENVIRVNNWLEAKREIEQRLRP from the coding sequence GTGAAAAAACGGCTTGGCATCGACATTGACGGCACGGTGACATGTCCGAGCACGTTCATTCCGTATTTAAACGAAGCATTCGGCAAAGAGCTCGCATTAAACGACATTACGCAATACAATTTGGCGCCGTTATACGGCGTGGCGGAGGAAGAAATGGACCGCTGGCTTGAAGAAAACGAAGCGGATATTTATGAGAGGGCTCCGCTTGCCCGCTATGCGCTTGAGGTGATTGACAGCTGGAAAGACAAATACGAGCTGTATTACATCAGCGCCCGCGGCCGCCATTTGTACGATCTCACCGAGCGCTGGTTCCGGCGGCACGGCGTCCATTACCACCATATTGATCTGATTGGGTCGCACGACAAAATCGCCGCCGTCCGCCAATATAAGCTGTCGGCCTTCTTTGAAGACAAGTACGATAATGCCTGCGAAATCGCCGAAACATGCGGCATTCCCGTCATTTTGTTTGACACTCCGTACAACCAAGGCCCGCTCCCTGAAAACGTCATCCGCGTCAACAACTGGCTTGAAGCAAAGCGAGAAATCGAACAGCGCCTCCGGCCATAA
- the ispG gene encoding flavodoxin-dependent (E)-4-hydroxy-3-methylbut-2-enyl-diphosphate synthase yields MGEIIHRSKTRPVRVGPLTIGGSNEVIIQSMTTTKTHDVEATVAQIHRLEEAGCQIVRVACPDERAAEAIPEIKKRINIPLVADIHFDYKLALKAIEGGVDKIRINPGNIGRREKVEAVVKAAKERGVPIRIGVNAGSLEKRILEKYGYPTADGMVESALYHIRILEELDFHDIIVSLKASDVRLAIEAYEKAARTFDYPLHVGITEAGTLFSGTIKSAVGLGAILSKGIGNTIRVSLSADPVEEVKVAREILKTFGLASNAATLISCPTCGRIEIDLIRIANEIEDYIAQIRAPIKVAVLGCAVNGPGEAREADIGIAGARGEGLLFRHGKIVRKVPEEQMVEELKKEIDKLAEEYFAKQ; encoded by the coding sequence GTGGGTGAAATCATCCATCGTTCAAAGACTCGGCCGGTCCGCGTCGGTCCGCTGACAATCGGCGGCAGCAACGAAGTCATCATTCAAAGCATGACGACGACAAAAACGCACGATGTCGAAGCGACGGTGGCGCAAATCCACCGCCTCGAGGAAGCGGGGTGCCAAATCGTCCGCGTCGCCTGCCCGGACGAGCGGGCGGCTGAGGCCATACCGGAAATAAAAAAGCGAATCAACATCCCGCTTGTCGCCGACATCCACTTTGACTATAAATTGGCGCTGAAAGCGATCGAAGGCGGCGTCGATAAAATCCGCATCAATCCAGGCAACATCGGGCGCCGCGAAAAAGTCGAAGCGGTCGTGAAAGCGGCGAAAGAGCGCGGCGTGCCGATTCGCATCGGCGTCAACGCCGGATCGCTGGAAAAACGCATTTTGGAAAAATACGGATACCCGACGGCCGACGGCATGGTGGAGAGCGCCTTATATCATATCCGCATTTTGGAAGAGCTTGATTTTCATGATATTATTGTCTCGTTAAAGGCGTCCGACGTGCGCCTCGCCATTGAAGCGTACGAAAAAGCGGCGCGCACGTTCGACTACCCGCTCCATGTCGGCATCACCGAAGCGGGGACTCTGTTTTCCGGCACGATCAAAAGCGCAGTGGGGCTCGGCGCCATTTTAAGCAAAGGCATCGGCAATACGATCCGCGTTTCGTTAAGCGCCGACCCGGTTGAAGAGGTAAAAGTGGCGCGCGAAATTTTAAAAACGTTCGGACTTGCCTCCAATGCGGCGACGCTTATTTCCTGCCCGACGTGCGGGCGGATTGAGATCGATTTGATCCGCATCGCCAACGAAATCGAAGACTATATCGCCCAAATTCGAGCGCCGATCAAAGTCGCCGTGCTCGGTTGCGCCGTCAATGGACCAGGGGAAGCACGGGAAGCCGACATCGGCATCGCCGGCGCCCGCGGCGAAGGCTTGTTGTTTCGCCATGGCAAAATCGTCCGAAAAGTGCCGGAAGAGCAAATGGTGGAAGAGCTGAAAAAAGAAATCGACAAGCTGGCGGAAGAATATTTTGCAAAGCAATAA
- a CDS encoding LysM peptidoglycan-binding domain-containing protein — MKKFILLLFLILSSYIVYRDLAIGTLHPSSETAAAIVQSKQAAIPYRTVTIRPGDTLLSIIEKELNGPLPVPLEQLIRDFERLNPGEHAQTLKIGKTYKVPIYR, encoded by the coding sequence ATGAAAAAATTCATTCTTCTCCTATTTCTCATTCTTTCCAGCTATATTGTTTACCGCGATCTTGCCATCGGAACGCTCCACCCTTCGTCTGAAACAGCAGCAGCCATTGTCCAGTCGAAACAGGCGGCCATCCCGTACCGGACGGTGACCATTCGCCCTGGCGATACGTTGTTGTCCATCATCGAGAAAGAACTCAACGGTCCATTGCCCGTTCCGCTCGAGCAGCTGATCCGTGATTTTGAACGGTTAAATCCAGGCGAACATGCGCAAACATTAAAAATCGGGAAAACTTATAAAGTGCCGATCTATCGCTAA
- a CDS encoding phosphate ABC transporter substrate-binding protein PstS family protein, with protein sequence MWSKRVKLGLAALLMTGVLAGCGQTENNNAGGNEETPKKEETYSGTIALAGSTALQPLAEEAANAFMEKYPDVSITVQGGGSGTGVNQVAAGAVQIGNSDVPAAEKLDDKSKASELVDHKVAGIAFAIVVNDDVNVDNLTTKQIQDIFNGKIKNWKEVGGPDEAIHVINRPASSGTRAAFEKTIMKDVKINDSIGTVQDSNGAVEQAISSTPGAVSYVAMSYLIGEKKNLKTVKIDGAEPTVENIRTEKYPFWSYEYMITKGEAKEEVRAFIDFVKSEEFAPTVKKMGYIPMTELE encoded by the coding sequence ATGTGGAGCAAACGAGTCAAATTGGGATTGGCCGCCTTGTTGATGACCGGCGTTTTGGCCGGCTGCGGGCAGACCGAAAACAACAATGCGGGCGGCAATGAAGAAACGCCAAAGAAAGAAGAAACCTACTCCGGCACCATTGCCCTAGCGGGATCTACAGCGCTTCAGCCGCTGGCAGAAGAAGCGGCGAACGCGTTTATGGAAAAATATCCGGACGTGTCGATCACCGTTCAAGGCGGCGGCAGCGGCACGGGCGTCAACCAAGTGGCGGCCGGCGCCGTGCAAATCGGCAACTCTGATGTGCCGGCGGCGGAGAAACTGGACGACAAATCGAAAGCGTCAGAGCTCGTTGACCATAAAGTGGCCGGCATCGCCTTTGCGATTGTGGTCAACGACGATGTGAACGTCGATAACTTAACGACAAAGCAAATTCAAGATATTTTCAATGGAAAGATCAAAAACTGGAAAGAAGTCGGCGGACCGGATGAAGCCATTCACGTGATCAACCGTCCGGCGTCATCGGGAACAAGGGCGGCATTTGAGAAAACGATCATGAAAGACGTGAAAATCAACGATTCGATCGGCACGGTCCAAGATTCAAACGGGGCGGTCGAGCAAGCGATCAGTTCGACGCCGGGTGCTGTTAGCTATGTAGCGATGTCGTATTTAATCGGGGAAAAGAAAAACTTGAAAACGGTAAAAATTGACGGCGCGGAACCGACGGTGGAGAACATCCGCACGGAAAAGTACCCGTTTTGGTCGTATGAATACATGATCACCAAAGGGGAAGCGAAGGAAGAAGTGCGAGCATTTATCGATTTTGTCAAGAGTGAAGAATTTGCGCCGACCGTTAAAAAGATGGGGTATATCCCGATGACGGAATTGGAGTAG
- the pstC gene encoding phosphate ABC transporter permease subunit PstC: MQQMHTKRRNRWLEEYIGRTFAVICGWLIVLITVTMIIFLAVKGIQSFTDSGLSLSDMLLSAQWDPNGTPPKYGALIFIVGSMLVSLGALLISAPIALALAIFMNFIAPKWFVSLLKPVLELLVGIPSVVYGWLGVTILVPLMREWFGGSGFSLLAGIIVLSMMILPTITSIAADALANVPMAYMEASYGLGSTRWQAISRVIVPAAKAGIATGVVFGLARAFGEALAVQMVIGNTIKLPSGLDSPTATLTSVLTMDMANTINGTPWNNALWTLALILLLISFFFIAVIRLVGPRKEG, translated from the coding sequence ATGCAACAAATGCATACGAAACGGCGGAATCGCTGGCTTGAAGAATACATCGGCCGCACGTTTGCAGTCATCTGCGGCTGGCTGATCGTTCTGATTACGGTGACGATGATCATCTTCTTAGCGGTAAAGGGAATTCAGTCCTTTACGGACAGCGGTCTTTCGCTTTCCGACATGTTGCTTTCGGCGCAATGGGATCCAAACGGCACGCCGCCGAAGTATGGGGCGCTCATTTTTATTGTTGGCTCGATGCTCGTCTCGCTTGGCGCTTTGTTGATCAGTGCGCCGATCGCTTTGGCGTTGGCGATTTTCATGAACTTTATCGCTCCCAAATGGTTCGTTTCGTTGCTCAAGCCGGTGCTGGAGCTGCTTGTCGGCATTCCGTCGGTGGTGTATGGCTGGCTTGGGGTGACGATTCTCGTTCCGCTCATGCGCGAATGGTTCGGAGGCTCCGGCTTTAGTCTGCTTGCGGGGATCATCGTCCTTAGTATGATGATTTTGCCGACCATCACCAGCATTGCGGCCGACGCCTTAGCCAATGTCCCGATGGCGTATATGGAAGCATCATACGGGCTTGGCTCTACGCGTTGGCAGGCGATTTCCCGCGTCATCGTTCCGGCGGCGAAAGCCGGGATTGCCACCGGCGTCGTTTTCGGCTTGGCGCGGGCGTTTGGCGAGGCGCTTGCCGTGCAGATGGTGATCGGCAATACGATTAAGCTGCCTTCAGGCCTTGACAGCCCGACGGCGACGTTAACAAGTGTATTGACGATGGATATGGCGAATACGATCAACGGAACACCATGGAACAACGCGTTATGGACATTGGCGCTCATTTTGCTCTTGATCTCGTTTTTCTTCATTGCCGTGATCCGTTTGGTCGGCCCGAGAAAGGAGGGATAA
- the pstA gene encoding phosphate ABC transporter permease PstA: MTARMIDKVWTGIFYAVAAAVIGLLIFFFAVVLSKGAGFWQPEFLFGRPSNTQAGGGIGPQLINSFYMLVVTLLLSVPLSLGAGIYLAEYAKQGRIVGFIRLCLETMASLPSIVVGLFGLLAFVTLTGWGYTLLGGALAVTIINLPGLTRICETAILDVPSNIKEGSLALGATRWQTLVKAVLPAAIPQIVTGVILSAGRIFGEAAVFIYTAGLTTPMLRWDADWGSQANPLNVFRPAETLTVHIWKLNSEGIVPDAKLIAAKSAAVLMVAVLLFNLAARLASSLLARYFSGGRRARPGRGERSKAA, from the coding sequence ATGACAGCGCGAATGATCGATAAAGTATGGACAGGCATTTTCTATGCGGTGGCTGCTGCAGTCATCGGGTTGCTTATTTTCTTTTTTGCCGTTGTGTTGTCGAAAGGCGCGGGATTTTGGCAACCTGAGTTTCTGTTCGGACGGCCAAGCAATACGCAAGCGGGCGGCGGCATTGGTCCGCAGCTCATCAATTCATTTTATATGTTGGTTGTGACATTGCTTTTGTCGGTTCCGCTTTCGTTGGGAGCTGGAATTTATTTGGCCGAATACGCCAAACAGGGGCGGATCGTCGGGTTCATTCGCCTTTGCTTGGAAACGATGGCATCATTGCCGTCGATTGTCGTCGGGTTGTTTGGATTGTTGGCGTTTGTCACTTTGACGGGTTGGGGCTATACGCTGCTTGGCGGAGCGTTAGCTGTCACGATCATCAATTTGCCTGGATTGACGCGCATTTGTGAAACAGCGATTTTGGATGTTCCGTCCAACATTAAAGAGGGGAGTCTTGCCCTTGGAGCGACACGCTGGCAGACATTGGTCAAAGCGGTGCTTCCGGCCGCCATCCCGCAAATTGTCACCGGCGTCATTTTATCGGCTGGGCGCATTTTCGGCGAAGCGGCTGTTTTCATTTATACCGCTGGGCTGACGACCCCGATGCTTCGTTGGGATGCGGATTGGGGCAGCCAGGCCAACCCGCTGAACGTGTTTCGGCCGGCCGAAACGCTGACGGTGCATATTTGGAAATTGAATTCGGAAGGCATTGTCCCAGACGCGAAGCTGATCGCGGCCAAATCGGCGGCTGTGTTGATGGTGGCCGTTCTTTTATTCAATTTGGCTGCACGGCTCGCTTCTTCCTTGCTTGCGCGGTATTTCTCCGGGGGGCGGCGCGCGCGTCCAGGACGTGGAGAAAGAAGTAAAGCAGCGTAA
- a CDS encoding DUF1189 domain-containing protein, which produces MNVFVQLWKSLYSPKDIARFRFQGIGKTIGYLFLLTFLSILPTFYYASVSLAEGVRTTSALLHNDLPSFAIENGELRSAAAKPIHIDQGGFTIIFDSTGKVTSKNVEQFPNAIALLKHEAVLVAGHQAQHYSYATFPDVTITDEDVRAFIAGLQSLLPVLIPLFGLVLYVLACAGKFISVCIFAFFGLIFAGVLDKTLRYRHTWVMSAYAITLSTVFFTVMETVQAVVPYGALIHWFVSLVVLFLAVKEVPSAKREI; this is translated from the coding sequence ATGAACGTATTTGTCCAGCTGTGGAAAAGCTTATATTCCCCAAAAGACATCGCCCGCTTCCGATTCCAAGGAATCGGAAAAACGATTGGCTATTTGTTTTTGCTTACGTTCTTATCCATTCTTCCGACCTTTTACTACGCTTCGGTGTCTCTCGCCGAAGGCGTCCGCACAACGAGCGCCTTGTTGCATAACGACTTGCCGTCGTTTGCGATTGAAAACGGTGAACTTCGCTCAGCAGCAGCCAAGCCCATTCATATTGACCAAGGCGGATTTACGATCATTTTTGACAGCACCGGCAAAGTGACGAGTAAGAACGTCGAGCAGTTTCCGAACGCCATCGCGCTCTTGAAGCATGAAGCCGTGCTCGTCGCCGGCCATCAGGCGCAGCATTACAGCTATGCCACGTTTCCGGACGTGACCATTACCGACGAAGACGTTCGCGCGTTCATCGCCGGTCTTCAGTCGCTTCTCCCTGTCCTCATCCCGCTTTTTGGGCTCGTTTTATACGTCCTCGCCTGCGCCGGGAAATTTATCAGCGTGTGCATCTTTGCCTTTTTCGGCCTGATTTTTGCCGGCGTGCTCGACAAAACGCTGCGCTACCGTCATACATGGGTGATGTCGGCTTACGCCATTACGCTGTCGACCGTCTTTTTCACCGTGATGGAAACGGTGCAGGCGGTTGTGCCCTACGGCGCGTTGATCCATTGGTTCGTTTCGCTTGTCGTCCTCTTTTTGGCCGTCAAGGAAGTGCCATCAGCCAAACGGGAAATATAA
- a CDS encoding methyl-accepting chemotaxis protein: protein MPRFTPSSGAIDFNGNGKDGSETANLAQPNAVQAGRARHIEKEARGFAYRPSFSVVAKEIRSLSAQTGQALAQIQSIVQDVQNQIEAAVQSMKESAKQLDETKKTFTESQQAFEEITAMVSHSSAHTLQISEQFAAIERQISENA from the coding sequence ATTCCACGCTTTACACCTTCATCCGGTGCAATTGATTTTAACGGAAACGGGAAAGACGGTAGCGAAACGGCCAACCTCGCCCAACCAAACGCTGTCCAAGCAGGTCGTGCGCGACATATTGAAAAAGAAGCAAGGGGTTTTGCATACAGACCAAGTTTCTCAGTTGTTGCTAAAGAAATCCGGTCGCTGTCGGCGCAAACAGGACAAGCGTTGGCACAAATTCAATCCATTGTTCAAGATGTGCAAAACCAAATCGAGGCCGCGGTTCAATCAATGAAAGAAAGTGCAAAGCAACTCGATGAAACGAAAAAAACGTTCACGGAAAGCCAACAAGCCTTTGAAGAAATCACTGCAATGGTGTCGCATTCATCCGCACATACGCTGCAAATTTCAGAGCAATTCGCCGCCATCGAGCGGCAAATCAGCGAAAATGCGTGA